TGACGCTTCGGTTTGCGCGCGAATCGGGGATAGTCAATGCGTTTTGTTCTCGGTCATTATATCGTTTCAAGGCTATCGGGCAATTCAACACAACTCCTGCGGCTGAGGTAGCGAGCGCTCCGAAGGATCGAGGACGTGCTGTAGCGTCCTCGATGGAAGGATTGTTTGCCATTGCCGCAGGAATCTGCTGCCCGATTAGCCCGGTGTAACCGGTTTCACAAGGGAAGATCAGGAAGTACAGCACCGGTGGAGACGTTCTGCCCTGAAGGGGTGGTTGGTGAATGTATAATTCATAGCAATCGCTTTGACCGCCACTCGCATCTTCCTGGATATCGTAGTGACCGGCCTCGAATACTGGAGCACATGGAATACGGGTAGGTAGTGGTGCCGTAAATATAGATTCAGAGTCGTTGCTTCATCCAAAACAACACTAGCAAAAAGACAAGCTGATCTTTACACTGAATGGAACgttatttttttcgtcttgtttttttttgcatacacttaaaatacacaacacacgcacaaTTGTCAACTCGTGTTAATGACCATCTTGCCATAACTGGTCGTAAACAGTTAAACATTAAACGTTGCCGAGGTCGTAAGTGTACGAAAATCCCACACGATCACACATTCCCCGTACACGCATGCATCGAACATCACAATTGTCATTCTGACGCTGCTACCCACGGACTGACTGAGGTGTTGCATTGTTTGCAGCACTGGATGACTAATGAGAATGTTAAGCGCGTTGTGTTCTTTTCCGCCGGAAGCAAGACAATCCGCTATAACCGCCGGTGGCGATGGAAAACATCGTTCTCCGTGCGGTGAACTTCATTATCACTTTGCAGTTGGCAGTTGGTAGCTGTGTCACTTCGCGATACAATCAACTGTACTGACAACGACCGTCATTAAGCACATGGTCACTATAAATTCACACTTCAATTGCCCACCAGGAATGCAACGTTAATAGACGAATAGACGGTTACGGtcagacaaacaaacaaaaataataaaagtacAACACATATCACGTTTTCTCCCACTGGCAATGTTAACAATTTCACtaataaacacttttccaCGGCGACTTCAATCAAAgggcaagcgacgaaccccttCAACCCAAACGCTTCATAAGCACTTACAGCGCTTCGCTTCTCTCGTAGCATGCGAACGGTCCGAGAAGACGCCGGAAAGCCGAAAGCAGCGCGTGATAACCCCGGTGACGACAAAATTCGTACTAAAAGTTTCAAAAGCCAGCGAAAACGTAATAAAGTTTTGTTGTCGCCATTTTTTGCCACAACTACCGCTCGGTTGCTCTCGCTTTCGCTCTCGACGGGTTCTCCTCCTTTCTGCTAGTATGTTGACGTTGACGAGCCATCCCCACCGCTTTAGCGACAACATGCACTCAGCTGGGTGCGCGTTAGTGCGAGATCAGCGAGATCTCATCCGCTCTCGGGTTTTCCACCGGAGAGCTCATCTGTTACGCCGCAAGCTTAGAGTGCGTTGCTGCCAGAGCTTAAAGCTTCTGCACTCAGCTCAGAGACCGGCACAATTTTTCCCACCCAATGGCCTTCTCTATCGCTTGCTGGACAGGTTATGTcatatttgtttatgtttgtttactttgcgGCATGAGAGATATTTCTCTTCTCAGCTGATCAGTCACTCACCGGCAAGAAATGGTGAGTTCCAGTCGAATTGATGAAAAGTCTATGCTTCGATCCCAAACCGTAAACCTTGAATTAAAACTGTCATGAGACATGGGTTGATAAGACTTAAAATTATCATGGTTATAACTTCATGTGTTATTCAACTTCTTTAGCTATTGCATAAACCTGCATGAAAACGATTTGGATGTTTACAAGGCTTTATTCTTATTTAGGGTTATTTGTTATCAGTTGAAAGTTTGTTATActgttttgaaataaatgtgGGTATCTTTATCAGTTCCGATGGTTGACTTTTCCATACGCTTTATGTGCTTCAGTTGATTTGGAGtcgtaaaacattttaatacaaCTCCAAACTCatttgaaaaatcaatttgtacTCAAGGACAGTAACCCGTATTACAACTTACAGTAACAAACAACGTTCCGAATTGAGCAATAAATGGTTCATAAAAACGGTAGATTAATTTTCTAGGCCCTCATATTTTAATTCGTTTCAACACCGAATCATGAAGCATATATTTTATGGCGTCCCTACGCAACAAACACTAAATTAAACTTAATCAAAGCTTCGTTCTGATATACCCCATTCGTTGTATAATGTACCAAGCTTTCAACATCGCCATTCTAAGAAAATTATACGTTTATTAAGAATTATACAGAACCTCAAATGGCCACATCACGAGCGCTCTCATCTCTCCGTAGCGATTTCTTTCGTACAGCTACGGTGTCGCAAGCGGCAGCCACCGGTTGCACGCCGTATCTTCTTCACAGATACGTTGTAAAATCAGCTGTTTAGCACCACAGCAACACGAATGTCAAGTGGTCCTCCCCAGAAGGTGTCTGAGACAGCGGCCATGGTTGAGTTTTGCAGTCGTCGTACCTCAAGAGCATCGTCGCGCTCtcggaaaaggaaaagtgtgTGAACGGCTAGATTCGACGCCATTTGAAAGCGGTTTTGGGCACGATATGTCAGCAGACAGCTTCCATCGTTTGGAACATCGAATACGATATTTGTGCGCGTTGCAGCCCGAAACCGGTATCGGTGCGATATCGCTGTTCCGAGTGAGACTTATGGCATAACGATTTTTCGTCTATATTTTGGGTCAACTTCGGTAAATACGTTAAGTGACTGACATGTAACTACCTCTGGAAGATATATCTCGTACAAACAGGGATCTGTATCTCCTTCTTCATTCTGAATACCTGCTGGATGTACGTAGATTTGATCTAAATCTCAAAGGCCACCATGACAGTCGATACCGTACCTGCATCTTCTCTTCTAGTCCGTTGGCCTTTAGGATCCCCGCTAAGGGCTGCTGTCTACTTTCATTAATCAGCCTAATTGTGCACTACCTTGGAGAAGTTCTAGTCACTGCTTCGTACCCGTTGGCTTCATATTTTTGCGGTCAGCTTGCGGTAGCACAAACACTTTGCTGTTCTCGGAGGAGTACCTTCAACAGCATTCGTGCGATTAGCAAACTCAAACTACACTGCAGTTCACCACAACGTACGACAGTTGGCAAAAAAGGAGAGCTTGCAGCAGGCAGTGCTAATTATACGGTGGTACTGTAGCCATCGTCTCCGATCGGGCCTTGATCGTACCATCAGCCATCGTTAACAACACCAAGTTCGTGGTCAAAGGCTTATTCGAAAGGTATAAAGGCGCTGAACTTGTCATACAAAGCGACCGTgtctcttccttccttcctctcTTACATTGTTTGATCATGTTGCTTGATCGATAATCCATTGGTGGTACAGACAAACCGCTTTTCAATCATACAAACCATCCTCCATCCGATGCACAGACAACGAACACGATGGAAAACAATCATTCATCTTCATTCACTTGACGCGTTCCAGTTTCACCGCTTTGCTGTAAGCTGATCGAAATGACAATGATGAAGGAAGAGTCCGTTCCGGTGTCAAGGCAATTGTTGTGAGTACTAGGAAATGGATGCCGATTGCATCGACGTCCGGTTAAGGGATGACCTCGGCTAGGACTAATCGAAGATTCCATCGCATCGAAGCGTCATTCTAAAAGGAGAGTCATATTTGTTGAGAACTGAATCACGCGAGGCGCATGAATTTAGTTGCTTTGGAATTTCCAATTGATACTTGTCTACGGAATTTCAGAGTTGTTCCTTGGATATGGTTATTCGTTCGTGAGGTTTGGATTATTTATCGAATCTTTTGCTATTTGAACTAACTTGTTCTTGCTACAGTTGTGTTTCTTTATGTAAAAAtatgcgttggatactgaAAACGCCTGCAGCAAGTTAATCCagctgatttaaaaaaaacaataagtaACGAAGCATAAattgattataataaaatttcttcccacctgttttgaaaaaaaaaagaaaaattatattatttagtaaaacaagaaaaataaattattatttatacgttttattttgcaaagaaaaatagTGCAACAAACCAGAAGTGtatctaacttatacaaaaaacgGTAATAGATAATCTGACATATTGgcatacaaaataataattaaataaaccgaacgaacgaacgaacatgACATTCTTTCAAGGGAATAATAGCATCACTGAacttattattaaatatacGTTATCCCTTTACTGTTGCAATgttgcaaatttatttttcaatcaaattctAAATAtgcgtaaaaaaacaaacatttcttcCTCGTATTGTTAGGATGTGACCAACTAAACGGCCAACAATTATTTTCAAGATCtttgttaaaacaatttgatttACCTCACATGTCTAGACGTTGCGGATGAATGCCCATAGGCtgtatttatatttaacaCTTTTATTTAGCTTCGCAGTGAACAACACTCCACCCGGACCGTTACTAGTCACGCAACCGATTACTGCATTTGATGGCGCTTGGTAACTGATCACGAACCAAAAACTCACAAAATTTTGGACGCAAGGAAACGTCAAAACCATATAGGGTTGAAATGGTGCTTCATTTTAGTCCAACGATTGTCCAGTGCATTCATCGCCGGCATGATCAACCAAGGGAAGAATCAATACACatgttttgttcgattttacTCCCTCAGTCCGGAACGTCGGGTAGGGTGTTAAAGCAGAAGGGAGTTGCCCGCTTGGGCAATGCAGTGCGAATTTCCTGCTTGCACTACAATTCGATTACGCGCCgatcaaaacacacaacaccagCTGTTGGATGCACATAATGTACGCATAATGTACCCTCGGGGAGACAGCCGTACCGATGGACGGCGAGCTTATAAATACCGTgaacgaaagcaaagaaagTGGTCAGTCCACTGATAGCCATTAACGCGGTAGTAGTCGTAGCTTTAGAAGAGGGCACGAAGCATTCTGTAAAGTTTTGCGGGCTCGCCAAACAGAGTCAACAAAGCCCTGTGCCTCTTCCTTTGAGACTCGCTCGCAATGTTTAAGGTGAGTTTCAGTGGTTTGCGTGAGCGCGACGTCGTCAGTGATCTTAAGAAATCCCTTTTCTGTatctggttccagctggtggTGGTCATACTGTGCTTCGCCACACTGCTGGTTTCCACCGGGAGTGCACTGAAGAAAGACGAGTATGAGATCAATATCAAGCACGGTTCGTTCGCCGTGCACCAGCTGCATGTGAACGCGGACAGTCCGCGCGAGGGCACGTCGCGCTCGGAGCCGCTAGCGCCCACGATTGCCCCCGGAAGTGCGAGTAAAGAAAATGGCCAGCAACGTAACGAACAGTTCTTTGGTGCCGTGAACGCAGAACGGGGTAGCGCTGGTGCCCGTGGCAGTGCTGGTGATAGTGACGGGGAAAGAATCTCCACTACACTGGCGGTTCCAAAACCGACGGTGCAAAGTGCCAAGAAAGTGACAACCGGTGAAGTGTTCCCGAGTGTCAAACCGATCAAGAGTATAGACTTTAATGCCGTGTCCCCGGGGCTGGAGGATGTTCCACTGCAgccaaacattttccaaagcaGCCAAGGACGTGGTCAGAACCGTGTGTTGTCATACCAATCGGTGGAATACTATCCGCCGGACGAAGTAACAGTGGAACAGGACGCCATTGTGAGACCAATTAGTGCGCAGGACTTTTACAATACTCCTCAGTTGCGAGAACGTGGGCCAGTGTTGTTTGCAACCGATCCAACTACCACTACTACAACGACTACAACGGTAAAGCCACCTGGCAAGCTGTTGAAATCGATTCCAAAGTCCGCTGTAGAGGAGAACGAAGAAATTTACCTATTACTTAAGTATGAGAATCCTAGAAAGAAGATGGAAGCACAAGCAAATACTAACAGCAGGTCTGAGGCAagcgatcaaaacaaaaacaacgcaaaTCGTGATCGTCAGAGAACGATCGAGACATCACGAACCTCTCAACAAACTATTCGTCCAAGCGCGGGAACGCGAAAACGACCACAAGCAGAGGAAGGACGACAACCCGATGATTTCCTGCAGGAAAGCTTGAGGACCGGAGGAAGTTTCACCACCGTAGGATACTTTGTTAGCGACACGGAAACGACTACATCCATGGCCCCGGTATCTACCTCCACGACGAaagcagaagctgcaagtacACCTTCCAAGGAGTCTTCTGGATGGAATACTCAGGTGCGTGTTTCTTCCGGCAAGTTGCGCAACAGTTATGGAGATTACCTGAGTTCCGATTTTAAGGACTTTGAAGATTCCATTCGTCCGATCGAAGAGAACGTGGAGGAAACACCCGAAAGTGGGGCCGATGATGAGAAAGAAGATAGCATCGAAGAGGAAGTAACAAGTGGTCCAGCAGATATCGATGCCAACATGGATATTGTCGAAATGACACGAATTCTTGCTGGACGCCAAGGAGGTCTCACAATATCGGAGTTCAACCGGTTGTTTAAGGATTACCTGAAGAAAGAAATTACCGTCCAAGATCTGGAAGATTTTACCAAACTCGAAAATGCTGATAAAGAACCACCGAAGGAGACATCAGCGAATGAAGATCCATCAAAATCATTCGACATAAGAGCTGAGAATGGTAAGAAGATAGCGAAAGTGGGCGACAATCTACCCGGTCCCACTCCAGCGCAAAAGCAACAGCTCGATCAGTtgaaggtgctcgtcaacaAGGGTTCACTAAAGCCCGGACGGAAAGAGAAGTTGGTCAAGATTGGATATGGTGGATCGAAATCATTCCAAGGTGTGTTCAAATCACAAAAGTTCCTGGAGAAGGTAAAATCGGAGCGTATCCCGGTTCCGCCCGAAGGTTTATGGGGTGGGTTAGAATACAGGCAACAGCAACCGGCACGAGAAATAGGACCGATGGCTTACGTCGATAATCCCGTGTTTGGTTTTGCACCCGGTGGGAGAACACGGGCTGGAATCAAGGATGGACAAAAGTCTTCCAACGGTGGTCAAAGCTATGTAAAGTTCCAGAAGATAAGCTAAACTGATATGAGTCGCTGGGTGATAACGTAAATTGGAATCCTAACCGCGCCCATTTTGTTACCTCTGTTTAAGAATAGTACCTAGAGAGTTAATAAATAGTAGACGTTGCTGTTGACCTGTTAAAGGAACGATTTTGTTATTGTGAGTTATTATGACTGATGACATTCTTCGATTTTTCGCAGCTTTTGAATCTTCGAGAAGGTTTAATTCTTATTAagtgtatttaatttttcgtGGTTTCGCTCTCATTTGATGACATTGACCGAGAACATGGCTTACGAATACCCCACTAGAAGCAATCATTTTTTACAGTTACCTCACTCTTGAACTACATGTTCTGGTCGAGCGAGAGCTTCGTCTTCAGTAGGTGTTTGCATGTTTGCACCGTACCTAGTCTAAGGTCAACTGACTTCGGTATGTCGATTTGACGAGGAAGCTACACCGAGTCACGCCATTCTTCTAATGCGTTCCATTATCGGTATAAAAGCACAAGAATGCAACTGAAACCATACCATTCAGCTACCGCATTTGCAACGTGTTTCATCTTTACTTATTTGTACAGAAAACCAATATGGCTAAGGTAATGTTAGTCGTTTGAGCATATCTTTTAAGATCACAATTAACTGTATCATCATCTCTCCTTGGGTAGATTTTGGTATTTCTCTCAGCACTCCTCGTTCTGGGAGCTGCAGCTCCTCAGAACCTGCAGCAAAAAGGGGGAACTCCATTGCAAGAGCGCAAAACCAAGACGGATTGGGAGCAGATAACAAACACTATCGAGGAAGTTTTCGGCATCACTTCCGATGGAAAGCAACAAGACAAACAGGAAGATTCAGAACAAGCCGCCGACGATCGTCACATTGAGCGTAAGCGTGAGTTCAACGATCGTCAACAGGAAGGCACCGGTATGCAAAACCGCGAAGAACGCAATCGTGAAGCAATCGGACGTGCCCAAGGACGATTGCCAATACGTGAAGTACGCCGTCGACAACAAAAATCCCGCCAGGAGCAACAACTTGGTGTGAAAAAACAGACCCAATCGGGGCAGGATGATAAGCAAGGTGAAAAAGTTGATCGTTACTACAATGATTTCCCACTGTACGAGTTCGCTTACGGTGTGCATGATCCGTCAACGGGTGACAAAAAGGAACAGTGGGAAAAGCGAGTCGGTGATCATGTGAAGGGAAAGTACACGCTTGATCAGCCCGATGGTACGAAGCGTGTGGTTGAGTATGAGGCCGACGACAGGAATGGATTTGAGGCGATTGTCAAAGAAATCGATCGTATTGATGATCGTCATCGAGGTGATGTTCGCTGGGGACATTCCGATGCTCCTGTAGCGCAAAGTTACAGTAAGCTGAAGAAAGTGGATTAAGGCGCCAAACGCATGCAGAAGAAAGGGGTTTTAgtagacaaataaaaattataaggAAGGATAAGAGAAGATATGAGATGAATGATATAAGTTAACAATAAAGATCTAAACGCTCTTAGTTACATTATGGAGTTGTAGTTCTTGGTCGCAAGAAACCTCAATataatttcttctttcaaCAGGCACCCAAAAGCTCATTTAAACCCTTTTCATTGCCATCACATTTCAACGTCCATCATGATTTAATTCAATCGACAGCCTTTTGCAAAGAAGTTACAATCCTATATTTATTATGCTGCTACAAAGTAAAGTCTCCCATTTTGGGGCTGCCACATGTAATCAATCGaaacggaaggaaggaaagaaaatgtaattataTGCAATCTGTTGATCAGGGCTTCGATCTACGCTGCACAAACAGGGAAAGACTAAATTATACGAGTCGAGTTCAACGTACTCACGAACTGCAATTGACACCATTGTTTGTGAAGTGCTGCTAGCTGCTTACATAGCAACTCTCGTTTCTAGGTCATTATTGCATCATTTTGATTAGTGATCCGTTAGTGGTCAGTTCTCTTAAGGTAGCTATAGCTGTGCGCCACTTTGCCTTCCTTCTTTCCCACAATCGATGCTTCCTCACCTTCGGCGACGGTATCTTTACGCTCGATATTCTTCACAATAGCTTCAAAGCCTTTTTTGCCATCTGCTTCATATTCTACCACACGCTGCGTGCCGTCCGATTCGTCAAACCGATACGCACCTTTGACATGGTCACCGTGACGCTTTTCCCACTGGTCCTTGTGATCGCCACTGATAGGATCCTTTACGCCATACCCGAACTCGTAGCTAGGAATCGAAGACTTTTCCTCACCGGTCGTGTCTTTTTTCTCAATTATGGggatcttttttatttcttctattttctctTCGATTATCGTATGCTCTGGGATCTTGTGAAAGACTTTCGTTTCATATGCAATTAATTTTCGTTCTTCGGGTAATGATTCCTGAGCACATGTGCAGTATAATAATTCCACAGAGACTAATAGCGCGAAAAGCTAAAAGAATACAACAAATACAGcaataaatatattacaaGGAACGCTTAATTACTACTGCCAATTACCTTCATCGTATATCTGAAGTTAGAATTATCTGTTGTGATAAGAAGCGAGAACTAATGGTGACTGATAGCAGCATCTCCACAATGGCTACCTTTTATACTCAGAATTTTTGCCCTTCAAACCTTGTTGGAGTGGTGAATCTAGGCAGGGGAAACCATCTTCTATTAAGAATGCAAAATCTAAGCAAAGTATACAATTACAGTTCCCAAAAGCTCGTTATTTATCCCACGAAACGTATCTCTGCTGAGCGACATGCACCCGAGGTTCAGCACGCAAACACTGACGCCCTACTTTCCTCGCATTGACTTGCGATCTCACACCAAGGTTGAACAGTTTTGCATTTCTTCGAGGTGTTTGTCTACTCACGCACCATGAACCGAGTCAAACAGTTTCCCATTGGtttaaagaaacattttccatacgCTACACTATGCCCGGGTACACTGGCGAAAggtgttttccattttaaatCACCCAACAAATGTACACAATTGTGGTTTGCTTCCGatttggaaaggaaatgatCATTTTAGCCGTCGTGGTCGGGTGGCTCAACATGTGCAAATCCGTAGCTGAAACGGAAGTGGCACCAACTGCGACCAATAAAAGGGGAAATGTAAATGAACACTTGGGCAACATAATTTTCTCGACCGTAACGCTCGACATGCacgagggggaggggggtacCTTCCATCATGAACGACGATGATTGATGCCATGGTGAGCATGAGTCGAaggtgagagagaaaaaaaaagtaacacgAACGAAGGTGTCGTTGACTGGAACTCCGGTTCGGGAGGAGAATGGGTAGTGGCTCGTGTGCAATCTGGAAGGGATTGGTGCTCCAGTTTGTAGGTCAGTGTCGAAATTTGCACCTCAAAGGGAGCAACAATGCAAGGTTTACAATTGTGTTGGAATGGTGTGGTTAATATTTTGGAATTTTCGGAGAAAGATATGGTCATCTCAGTAGAGTAgtgtatgtttttattgtgCCTTTTAATGCGTTAAAGGTTAAGTATGCGGTTGAACTAAGAAATGTTTCGCCGTTTGTATCGTTTTAATGGTAACAGGCCACAATGTTTGTTTCTACTAAATGTATATATTCATTTGTACACTCATGGATACTATGAAGTTTATTTCTTCTCATTAGTTGGTTACATTTACATGGTCTTTATGTAAACTCTTTTGGAAAAAGAGTGTGTGATATGATatgattatttataatttttctaataTCAAAATATTGCATAACACAATGTTATTTTATATCACAATTAAACACAAGTAAAagtaacagtaaaaaaaagttatggtACTGTAACATGGTAATTACATGAAATGACTAAACATCGTAATAATTAGCTAATTTCAAAACTATGTATTATGGTAAATTGATTAATACACAATATTTCCATAAAACAATCTGTCACAGGTCTTTGTTCATTAATTAAcgtataataaaattattcgaCAAAGAATTGTTCTAAAAGAACAATGAGTTAACTAAAACTCTTATTGAACTTTGATTTATTCCTCAATTTTTATCTAGGATAGTGTTTTATGAAAGATTATTTCAGCAccaaatcttcttcttcttggctttaacgaccttacaggtcacgccggccatttctggcttactagacttattttaccgcgtagccggatagtcactccttgctacgggggaaaggtccggatgggatttgaactcggtcctgccgtgtggaccggcgccatttatcacatgcaccaccgagccgctcCAGAACCAAATATAATCCTTGAACAATAAAACTGTAAGCATGAAGTGAAATGATTGATATTCGGTTAAGAAGATtttctgtaaaaaaatgtattttttctaaatttttatttcaaaaataatgATTCAATGGCATTTGTAACATTACGAACGATGAATATGCTGAACGATGAACAAGGAACTAATTATCTAAATCTCAAACACTCGTTTTTCTATCCCTCTACTCTCTTCTAAATTTGGCCAGTCTTGAGCTTCAGCTTGCCCGCTTCACCATCATCCTCCTTCTGTTTGTCACCTTCGTCACTTTCGACCTCCTGCTCCGTCTCAGTAATCTCACCACTCTGTCCACGCTTTACACCACCATTCAACACAAACTGTTGGCCTTCCTCGGTGTCTAAATCGATCAGTCGCAAATTACCGCCCGCTTCCTCGATTAGTAACAGGTTACGGACCCGCTGTACCACTTCCGATCCCTCCTCACCATCACCCACCCCATCGATCGAGTCTTCAATTTCGTTCTCCTCCGGAGTGGTCTGTTCGGACAACTGTTCCAACCGGACGCGATTGACGCGCTCACGTTCACGTTGTGGCAATCGTCCAACTCGACGTGCCTCCATATCCTGGCGACGAGCCTCCTTGAGGGCTTCAGCATCCTGCAATCCTTCTTGACGTCGCAGCTCGTATTCGCGGCGACGTTCGCTCAAATTGTCCAGCGTCCGTAGTATTTGTTCCCGACGGTCTTGGGTTCTTTGGAGGGTTTGCTCCCGGCGTTCGCTACGGCGACGTTCGATTTCGGCCCGGATCGCGTTCAGGACGCGACTTGCGTTAAACCGCTCCGTAGAAAGCACACTTTCCGTAACGGTGGCCGTGTCGGTGACGTTTTCCTTTGCAATCGAAGCATCTTTCGTAGAACTTGTCTGAGCTACTGATCCGCTAAGCCCGAACAGCATCACAGCACCGACCAGCAGAATAACCTGTAGAAACACGTGTTAAATACCACATCACGTCACGAACGATAACCACGCATTTCACAGTCGTGCGTCATGCTCACCTTTGCGCTGGACATTTTTCTCGAGTTGGTATTATTGCTGCTGTTCAAATCTACCCCAAGAAGCTCTTTACTACACGGCTTAAAGCAATTAGAACCAGCTCAGCGGCTCACTCGATCGAGTAAAACAACGGCTACGATTTAAACGGTACGATCGACGGTAGGGAACTGATACAGCAGCTGGGGGTTGCGCAAACTTTTATAGTGACTAGATCGAAAAGTGCTA
The DNA window shown above is from Anopheles funestus chromosome 3RL, idAnoFuneDA-416_04, whole genome shotgun sequence and carries:
- the LOC125768840 gene encoding uncharacterized protein LOC125768840 isoform X1 is translated as MFKVSFSGLRERDVVSDLKKSLFCIWFQLVVVILCFATLLVSTGSALKKDEYEINIKHGSFAVHQLHVNADSPREGTSRSEPLAPTIAPGSASKENGQQRNEQFFGAVNAERGSAGARGSAGDSDGERISTTLAVPKPTVQSAKKVTTGEVFPSVKPIKSIDFNAVSPGLEDVPLQPNIFQSSQGRGQNRVLSYQSVEYYPPDEVTVEQDAIVRPISAQDFYNTPQLRERGPVLFATDPTTTTTTTTTVKPPGKLLKSIPKSAVEENEEIYLLLKYENPRKKMEAQANTNSRSEASDQNKNNANRDRQRTIETSRTSQQTIRPSAGTRKRPQAEEGRQPDDFLQESLRTGGSFTTVGYFVSDTETTTSMAPVSTSTTKAEAASTPSKESSGWNTQVRVSSGKLRNSYGDYLSSDFKDFEDSIRPIEENVEETPESGADDEKEDSIEEEVTSGPADIDANMDIVEMTRILAGRQGGLTISEFNRLFKDYLKKEITVQDLEDFTKLENADKEPPKETSANEDPSKSFDIRAENGKKIAKVGDNLPGPTPAQKQQLDQLKVLVNKGSLKPGRKEKLVKIGYGGSKSFQGVFKSQKFLEKVKSERIPVPPEGLWGGLEYRQQQPAREIGPMAYVDNPVFGFAPGGRTRAGIKDGQKSSNGGQSYVKFQKIS
- the LOC125768909 gene encoding uncharacterized protein LOC125768909, with the translated sequence MAKILVFLSALLVLGAAAPQNLQQKGGTPLQERKTKTDWEQITNTIEEVFGITSDGKQQDKQEDSEQAADDRHIERKREFNDRQQEGTGMQNREERNREAIGRAQGRLPIREVRRRQQKSRQEQQLGVKKQTQSGQDDKQGEKVDRYYNDFPLYEFAYGVHDPSTGDKKEQWEKRVGDHVKGKYTLDQPDGTKRVVEYEADDRNGFEAIVKEIDRIDDRHRGDVRWGHSDAPVAQSYSKLKKVD
- the LOC125768906 gene encoding trichohyalin-like gives rise to the protein MSSAKVILLVGAVMLFGLSGSVAQTSSTKDASIAKENVTDTATVTESVLSTERFNASRVLNAIRAEIERRRSERREQTLQRTQDRREQILRTLDNLSERRREYELRRQEGLQDAEALKEARRQDMEARRVGRLPQRERERVNRVRLEQLSEQTTPEENEIEDSIDGVGDGEEGSEVVQRVRNLLLIEEAGGNLRLIDLDTEEGQQFVLNGGVKRGQSGEITETEQEVESDEGDKQKEDDGEAGKLKLKTGQI
- the LOC125768929 gene encoding larval cuticle protein A2B-like; translated protein: MKLFALLVSVELLYCTCAQESLPEERKLIAYETKVFHKIPEHTIIEEKIEEIKKIPIIEKKDTTGEEKSSIPSYEFGYGVKDPISGDHKDQWEKRHGDHVKGAYRFDESDGTQRVVEYEADGKKGFEAIVKNIERKDTVAEGEEASIVGKKEGKVAHSYSYLKRTDH
- the LOC125768840 gene encoding uncharacterized protein LOC125768840 isoform X2 — its product is MFKLVVVILCFATLLVSTGSALKKDEYEINIKHGSFAVHQLHVNADSPREGTSRSEPLAPTIAPGSASKENGQQRNEQFFGAVNAERGSAGARGSAGDSDGERISTTLAVPKPTVQSAKKVTTGEVFPSVKPIKSIDFNAVSPGLEDVPLQPNIFQSSQGRGQNRVLSYQSVEYYPPDEVTVEQDAIVRPISAQDFYNTPQLRERGPVLFATDPTTTTTTTTTVKPPGKLLKSIPKSAVEENEEIYLLLKYENPRKKMEAQANTNSRSEASDQNKNNANRDRQRTIETSRTSQQTIRPSAGTRKRPQAEEGRQPDDFLQESLRTGGSFTTVGYFVSDTETTTSMAPVSTSTTKAEAASTPSKESSGWNTQVRVSSGKLRNSYGDYLSSDFKDFEDSIRPIEENVEETPESGADDEKEDSIEEEVTSGPADIDANMDIVEMTRILAGRQGGLTISEFNRLFKDYLKKEITVQDLEDFTKLENADKEPPKETSANEDPSKSFDIRAENGKKIAKVGDNLPGPTPAQKQQLDQLKVLVNKGSLKPGRKEKLVKIGYGGSKSFQGVFKSQKFLEKVKSERIPVPPEGLWGGLEYRQQQPAREIGPMAYVDNPVFGFAPGGRTRAGIKDGQKSSNGGQSYVKFQKIS